A single genomic interval of Picosynechococcus sp. PCC 7003 harbors:
- the prmC gene encoding peptide chain release factor N(5)-glutamine methyltransferase codes for MTEIIAAQDLGRWRQWAQTQAIATDISVEEVDWFLQGLTSVDRLSLRLGIREAVQSQVSLAELSQLWERRCQEKVPVQYLVGKAPWRNFELFVSPAVLIPRPETEYLIDLARTSPTNLHAGHWVDLGTGSGAIALGLAESFVAATIHAVDQSAAALGVARKNAIAYGFQNRIQFYQGSWWEPLQHLRGQVAGMVSNPPYIPAALLPDLQPEVYRHEPHSALDGGTDGLADLRILVNEAPDYLVSGGIWLVEMMRGQGEAVAQLLADNGRYTQIQIIDDFAGGDRYVSAQRI; via the coding sequence TTGACTGAGATCATTGCGGCTCAGGATTTAGGACGGTGGCGACAGTGGGCCCAGACCCAGGCGATCGCCACCGATATTTCTGTTGAGGAAGTGGACTGGTTTCTCCAGGGGCTGACCAGCGTGGATCGGCTCAGTTTGCGGCTAGGAATCCGGGAAGCTGTACAGAGTCAGGTGTCTTTGGCTGAACTTTCACAGCTCTGGGAACGGCGCTGCCAGGAAAAAGTTCCGGTGCAATATCTCGTCGGGAAAGCGCCCTGGCGAAATTTTGAGTTGTTCGTGTCCCCGGCGGTGTTAATCCCTCGGCCCGAAACAGAGTATTTAATCGATTTGGCGCGGACTAGCCCAACAAATTTACACGCAGGCCACTGGGTCGATCTGGGGACGGGCAGTGGGGCGATCGCCTTGGGTTTGGCAGAGAGTTTTGTGGCAGCGACGATCCATGCCGTTGACCAGAGTGCCGCCGCCCTTGGAGTCGCCCGAAAAAATGCGATCGCCTACGGCTTTCAAAATCGAATTCAGTTTTACCAAGGCAGTTGGTGGGAGCCGCTACAACATTTGCGGGGACAGGTGGCGGGAATGGTTTCCAATCCCCCCTATATTCCCGCTGCCCTACTGCCGGATTTACAGCCAGAAGTTTATCGTCATGAACCCCATAGTGCTCTTGATGGGGGCACAGACGGGTTAGCCGACCTGCGAATTTTGGTGAATGAAGCGCCGGATTATTTGGTTTCTGGTGGCATTTGGCTCGTGGAAATGATGCGTGGTCAGGGGGAAGCGGTGGCGCAATTACTCGCAGACAATGGCCGCTACACCCAAATTCAGATCATTGATGATTTTGCTGGGGGCGATCGCTACGTATCCGCCCAGCGCATCTGA
- a CDS encoding Tic22 family protein, which produces MKSLVRLGQKALLMGTVIAGTILGVNSSVLALPEATVVEKLRPIPMYMLINDEGQPIFATVTDQNGGESGVTGVFVSLADAENLVAARQTESKKLLDAERAKPNADPQIVAELEAQAALWQEANILPIGLDKIYQFAQSDEAEDLTFKFLPTMAQLNAAAQVTQQENFPGVPLFFLSIQEKDANGQDIVSFPTLAGDDNNGNGEIPVFFEVQPILEQLDAFPEDEELSINVMPLEVFIAKLLDEDLPTEEQEFLESMTLIPSAESAQLIQAVIEQQQQQR; this is translated from the coding sequence ATGAAAAGTCTGGTTCGTTTGGGTCAAAAAGCCTTATTGATGGGTACGGTAATTGCCGGAACAATCTTGGGCGTTAATAGCAGTGTGTTGGCGCTTCCTGAGGCAACGGTTGTCGAAAAGCTCCGGCCAATTCCGATGTATATGCTGATCAACGACGAAGGGCAGCCAATTTTCGCGACGGTCACTGACCAAAATGGCGGTGAGTCGGGAGTTACGGGGGTTTTTGTCAGTCTTGCGGATGCAGAAAATCTCGTGGCGGCCCGCCAGACAGAATCGAAAAAACTCCTCGATGCAGAACGGGCAAAACCCAATGCCGATCCCCAAATTGTCGCTGAACTAGAAGCCCAAGCGGCCCTGTGGCAAGAGGCCAACATTCTGCCCATCGGCTTGGATAAGATCTACCAGTTTGCTCAAAGTGACGAAGCAGAAGATTTAACCTTTAAGTTTTTGCCGACCATGGCCCAGTTAAATGCAGCGGCCCAAGTGACGCAACAGGAAAACTTCCCTGGTGTCCCTTTATTTTTCCTCTCGATTCAGGAAAAGGATGCCAATGGACAGGATATTGTTTCTTTCCCAACCCTGGCAGGGGATGACAACAATGGTAACGGCGAAATCCCCGTTTTCTTTGAGGTACAGCCGATTCTTGAGCAATTGGATGCGTTCCCAGAAGATGAAGAGCTAAGTATTAATGTGATGCCCCTTGAGGTATTTATTGCCAAATTACTCGATGAGGATCTGCCCACAGAGGAACAGGAATTTTTGGAGTCGATGACCCTCATTCCCTCAGCGGAATCGGCCCAATTGATCCAAGCTGTGATTGAGCAGCAACAGCAACAACGATAA
- a CDS encoding GNAT family N-acetyltransferase: protein MGFLKRLFNPTVDVPNAQISNSQLESAGQPRIFFSLDRDLDLYELEELCDQVGWARRPIRKVRKAIQHSFLVVTVWEVRNSKRRRLIGFARATSDCAFNATVWDVVIHPQFQSQGLGKGLMQFMIKKLRESDISNITLFADPQVVEFYRRLGFILDPEGIKGMFWYPS, encoded by the coding sequence ATGGGTTTCCTAAAACGACTATTTAATCCCACCGTTGATGTTCCAAATGCCCAGATCAGTAATTCACAACTGGAGTCTGCTGGCCAACCGCGTATTTTCTTTAGCCTAGATCGCGACCTTGATCTCTACGAGCTAGAAGAACTTTGTGATCAAGTGGGTTGGGCCAGACGTCCCATTCGTAAAGTCCGCAAAGCAATCCAACATAGCTTTCTGGTGGTCACGGTCTGGGAAGTGCGCAATAGCAAACGGCGGCGTCTCATCGGGTTTGCCCGGGCCACCTCTGACTGTGCTTTTAACGCGACGGTGTGGGATGTGGTGATCCATCCCCAGTTCCAGAGCCAAGGCTTAGGTAAGGGCCTCATGCAGTTCATGATCAAAAAACTGCGGGAGTCAGATATCAGCAACATTACGCTTTTTGCTGATCCCCAAGTAGTAGAGTTTTACCGGCGGTTGGGTTTTATCCTTGATCCAGAAGGGATTAAAGGGATGTTTTGGTACCCAAGCTGA
- a CDS encoding alpha/beta fold hydrolase — MATTVIRDVLHAYDFTPSDRPSDPAGEDPESPVLVFIHGWLLSRAYWQPLIDLLKQDYACLAYDLRGFGESAAKTQGDRYPDQGYTLQDYGTDLQHLLETLNLKHVWLVGHSLGGSIALWGAAICPKRVRGIICINAGGGIYLKEDFEKFRNAGQNLVKNRWPFLKHIPLLDLFFARLMVHRPLSRQWGKQRIHDFLQADATAALGALLETTTEQEVHYLPQLVAQLVQPVYFLAGQQDPVMELKYVRHLASFHPSFGCMGNNVREIDHCGHLAMVEQTIAVAENIREILNQDHP, encoded by the coding sequence ATGGCAACAACGGTAATTCGCGATGTGCTCCATGCCTATGACTTTACCCCCAGCGATCGCCCCTCAGATCCTGCCGGAGAAGATCCCGAATCTCCGGTGCTTGTATTTATCCATGGTTGGCTCCTGAGTCGCGCCTATTGGCAACCCCTCATTGATCTTTTAAAGCAAGATTATGCTTGTCTGGCCTACGATCTTCGGGGTTTCGGAGAATCTGCCGCCAAAACCCAAGGCGATCGCTACCCAGACCAAGGCTACACCCTTCAAGACTACGGCACCGATCTACAGCATTTACTCGAAACCCTCAACCTCAAACATGTTTGGCTTGTGGGTCACTCCCTCGGCGGGAGCATCGCCCTGTGGGGGGCCGCCATTTGTCCCAAACGGGTGCGGGGCATTATCTGCATCAATGCTGGGGGGGGCATTTATCTTAAAGAAGACTTTGAAAAGTTTCGCAATGCCGGCCAAAACCTCGTCAAAAATCGCTGGCCTTTCCTGAAACATATACCTTTATTGGACTTATTTTTTGCCCGGTTGATGGTGCATCGTCCCCTCTCAAGACAGTGGGGAAAACAGAGAATTCATGACTTTCTCCAGGCTGATGCCACTGCCGCCCTCGGTGCCCTCCTCGAAACGACCACCGAACAGGAAGTGCACTATCTACCGCAGTTGGTGGCCCAATTAGTCCAACCGGTTTATTTTTTGGCCGGACAGCAAGATCCGGTGATGGAACTGAAGTATGTGCGCCATTTAGCCAGCTTTCACCCTAGTTTTGGTTGTATGGGCAATAATGTCCGAGAAATTGATCACTGCGGTCATTTAGCAATGGTTGAACAAACCATCGCAGTAGCAGAAAATATTCGCGAAATTTTAAATCAAGATCACCCCTAA
- a CDS encoding DUF6679 family protein has product MLHRKINQICNDEKEVCIFLRDQQRWIENATITAFEGEILTIRYETEEEDEISSWEELVRLESVGAITQKLASVPKMDVELSIAEDCPEAEQIFPHFPDSKNQD; this is encoded by the coding sequence ATGCTACACCGCAAGATTAACCAAATCTGCAACGATGAAAAAGAAGTTTGTATATTCTTGCGGGATCAACAGCGCTGGATTGAAAATGCGACTATTACGGCGTTTGAAGGAGAAATTCTCACAATCCGTTATGAAACGGAAGAAGAGGACGAAATTTCCTCTTGGGAAGAATTGGTGCGCCTAGAAAGCGTTGGCGCGATCACCCAAAAACTCGCCTCGGTGCCGAAGATGGATGTGGAACTTTCCATTGCCGAAGATTGCCCAGAAGCGGAGCAAATTTTCCCCCATTTCCCCGATTCAAAAAATCAAGACTAA
- a CDS encoding MBL fold metallo-hydrolase, with translation MPPAVAPDLPQLSCLPYATGQQAEGVCLLLKLGPYQLLLDCGVTDFARLLAQDKMPDAVFCSHAHRDHAEGILALHRHFPEVPIYLSAATQTLLPLNWPGAKVPSDLGQVVPWRSPVEIADNLTLQLFPAGHLPGAAAALFTFHTPERDYTVFYTGDFSVSHFQLVNGLSIEALRGFQPDVLIIEGSYGTMRHPHRRQQEKYLTQRILDALDSGQSVILPVPRLGLGQEILKLLRSHHQFTGKKVDIWVEGQVARGCDLYLEILPELPNPVQNFARHQALFWDDRVYPRMHRLAPGEYPDLHQGNHVIITDYTNDFAKYCEAEQCPCLLLLPEHPGVWLDIEAPPLAAIAPKKHVQIETYLLAEHSDGRNTTQLIHNLRPQHVVFFHGSSQDLEDLTALEELQSRYQLHCPAAGKLVELPIGATFIQPEGPHSTEYEGEINEVGAWITISLPNSLNDDPRWQTFADTGLVEARWQGEELVLRGINERELLRHNVDAQRFNNLDCCLNCRFQKGLRCQQPKSPLYRFKVTPEGYCPEFQAIAQAPDPSEEI, from the coding sequence ATGCCCCCTGCCGTCGCCCCCGATTTGCCTCAATTATCCTGCCTGCCCTACGCCACTGGTCAACAAGCAGAAGGTGTTTGTCTTCTTCTTAAATTGGGGCCTTATCAACTGCTACTCGACTGTGGTGTCACGGATTTTGCGCGGCTCCTCGCCCAGGACAAAATGCCCGATGCCGTTTTTTGTAGCCATGCCCATCGGGATCACGCCGAAGGCATCCTCGCTTTACATCGCCATTTTCCGGAAGTCCCCATTTATCTGAGTGCTGCGACTCAAACATTGTTGCCCCTCAACTGGCCTGGGGCAAAGGTTCCGTCTGATTTAGGTCAAGTGGTGCCCTGGCGATCGCCCGTCGAAATTGCCGACAATTTAACCCTCCAACTTTTCCCCGCCGGACATTTGCCGGGGGCGGCGGCGGCTTTGTTTACGTTCCATACCCCAGAGCGAGATTACACGGTATTTTACACGGGAGATTTTTCCGTTTCCCATTTTCAGTTGGTGAATGGCTTATCCATTGAGGCTTTGCGGGGTTTCCAGCCCGATGTGCTGATCATCGAGGGTAGCTATGGTACGATGCGGCATCCCCACCGCCGTCAACAGGAAAAATACCTCACCCAACGGATTCTCGACGCCTTAGATTCTGGTCAGTCGGTGATTTTGCCCGTACCGCGCCTCGGCCTCGGCCAGGAAATCTTAAAATTATTGCGATCGCACCACCAATTTACCGGCAAAAAAGTTGATATTTGGGTAGAAGGCCAAGTGGCCCGTGGGTGCGATTTGTATTTGGAGATCTTGCCAGAATTGCCAAATCCAGTGCAAAATTTTGCCCGTCACCAGGCCCTCTTTTGGGATGACCGGGTCTACCCCCGGATGCATCGCCTCGCCCCAGGTGAATATCCAGACCTGCACCAGGGCAACCATGTGATCATCACCGATTACACCAATGACTTCGCCAAGTATTGCGAAGCAGAGCAATGCCCTTGTTTACTCCTCTTACCAGAACATCCAGGGGTTTGGTTAGATATTGAAGCGCCTCCCCTGGCGGCGATCGCCCCTAAAAAACACGTCCAAATCGAAACCTATCTCCTCGCCGAACACAGCGACGGTCGCAATACCACCCAGTTAATCCACAACTTGCGGCCCCAACACGTTGTCTTTTTCCATGGTTCTAGCCAAGACTTGGAAGATCTCACCGCCCTCGAAGAACTCCAAAGCCGCTATCAACTCCATTGTCCCGCCGCCGGAAAGTTAGTCGAGCTTCCCATTGGGGCCACGTTTATCCAACCAGAAGGCCCCCACAGCACGGAATACGAAGGGGAAATTAATGAAGTGGGGGCTTGGATTACCATCAGCCTGCCCAATAGCCTCAACGATGATCCCCGTTGGCAAACCTTTGCGGATACGGGTCTGGTGGAAGCGCGCTGGCAGGGGGAAGAACTTGTGCTGCGCGGCATTAACGAGCGGGAACTGCTACGCCATAATGTCGATGCCCAACGATTTAACAACTTAGATTGCTGCCTCAACTGCCGCTTTCAAAAAGGATTGCGGTGCCAACAACCAAAATCTCCCCTGTATCGCTTTAAGGTGACACCAGAGGGGTATTGTCCAGAGTTTCAGGCGATCGCCCAGGCTCCAGATCCATCAGAAGAGATTTAG
- a CDS encoding membrane protein — translation MDIKLLLLALTGVFTVACLFFGTQNGFYDSDDYHGNGSAH, via the coding sequence ATGGATATCAAATTACTTTTATTGGCTTTGACAGGTGTCTTTACTGTGGCTTGTCTCTTTTTCGGCACCCAAAATGGTTTTTATGATTCCGATGATTACCACGGCAATGGTTCCGCCCACTAA
- a CDS encoding DUF1997 domain-containing protein: MAIRFQALEVVALSVPEAPRPIQEYLREIDCLVGAIADPERTEKIAPDQYRLKMRPIGFLDLYKFQPIVTLKIWCDRHCQVHIKSLDYQLRGLEPFMKGFKLDVTGRLQPVADKQAQWLLQGEADLQVKLELPPPLWFTPKALVKKTGDRLLQEILQRIKGQLLDQLVRDYQVWAHGAPEISAYGDRLETHP; this comes from the coding sequence ATGGCCATTCGCTTCCAAGCCCTCGAAGTTGTTGCCCTCTCCGTGCCGGAGGCGCCCCGTCCTATTCAGGAGTATCTCCGGGAAATTGATTGTCTGGTGGGGGCGATCGCCGATCCTGAGCGCACCGAAAAAATTGCCCCGGATCAATACCGACTCAAAATGCGGCCCATTGGTTTCTTAGATCTATACAAATTCCAGCCCATTGTGACCCTGAAAATTTGGTGTGATCGCCACTGCCAAGTCCATATCAAAAGTTTGGATTATCAACTGCGGGGCCTCGAACCCTTCATGAAAGGTTTTAAACTCGATGTGACTGGCCGATTACAACCTGTCGCCGATAAGCAGGCGCAATGGTTACTCCAGGGTGAAGCAGATCTCCAGGTCAAACTCGAGCTGCCGCCCCCCCTCTGGTTTACCCCCAAGGCCTTAGTGAAAAAGACGGGCGATCGCCTCCTGCAGGAAATCTTGCAACGCATCAAAGGACAACTCCTTGATCAATTAGTGCGTGACTACCAAGTTTGGGCCCATGGTGCCCCCGAAATCTCGGCCTATGGCGATCGCCTCGAAACCCACCCTTAA
- the psaC gene encoding photosystem I iron-sulfur center protein PsaC → MSHSVKIYDTCIGCTQCVRACPLDVLEMVPWDGCKAGQIASSPRTEDCVGCKRCETACPTDFLSIRVYLGAETTRSMGLAY, encoded by the coding sequence ATGTCTCATAGCGTTAAAATTTACGACACTTGCATTGGCTGCACCCAGTGCGTCCGTGCCTGTCCCCTTGATGTCCTAGAGATGGTTCCTTGGGATGGCTGCAAAGCGGGTCAGATCGCATCTTCTCCGAGAACAGAAGATTGCGTTGGTTGTAAGCGGTGTGAAACTGCTTGCCCCACCGACTTTCTCAGTATCCGGGTTTACCTCGGTGCCGAGACAACTCGTAGTATGGGTCTGGCCTACTAA
- a CDS encoding universal stress protein, with product MFKTILFPVDKSREAREAAETVISLVKSFQSRLVLLSVVEPTEPEERQGVMNSEEAVAKLLQGAHDLFAQAGIEADIIEREGMPSFTICDVADEIEADLIVMGCRGMGLTQEGAAESVTSKVTNLSPCPVLIIP from the coding sequence ATGTTTAAAACCATTCTTTTTCCCGTTGATAAAAGTCGTGAAGCCCGTGAAGCGGCAGAAACCGTAATCAGCCTTGTGAAATCCTTCCAAAGTCGTTTAGTCCTGCTCTCCGTGGTCGAACCAACAGAGCCAGAGGAGCGCCAGGGGGTGATGAATTCCGAAGAAGCGGTGGCCAAGCTCCTCCAGGGGGCCCATGATCTCTTTGCCCAGGCCGGAATCGAAGCCGACATCATTGAACGGGAAGGGATGCCATCTTTCACCATTTGCGATGTGGCCGATGAAATTGAGGCTGATTTAATCGTGATGGGCTGTCGGGGTATGGGCTTAACCCAGGAAGGGGCCGCCGAAAGTGTCACCAGTAAAGTCACGAATCTTTCTCCTTGCCCGGTCTTAATCATCCCCTAG
- a CDS encoding phosphoglycerate kinase: MAKKSVANLTEADLSGKRVFVRVDFNVPLNESGAITDDTRIRAALPTIKYLTEKGAKVILGSHMGRPKGQVVDSMRLTPVAARLSELLGQSVTKCDDCIGDAVNQAIANLSNGQVALLENLRFNPGEEKNDPEFAKQLAANADIYVNDAFGTAHRAHGSTEGVTHHVGTSVAGLLIEKELQFLKGAIEAPKRPLVAIVGGSKVSSKIGVIETLLEKCDKLLIGGGMIFTFYKAQGKSVGGSLVEDDKIDLAKSLMEKAQGKILLPTDVVVADKFAPDAEAKTVSVDAIPDGWMGLDIGADSVKVFQEALDGCGTAIWNGPMGVFEFDKFAVGTEAIAKTLAGATETGTVTIIGGGDSVAAVEKVGVADKMSHISTGGGASLELLEGKELPGIVALDDA, encoded by the coding sequence GTGGCTAAGAAATCAGTTGCAAATTTAACAGAGGCAGATTTAAGCGGTAAGCGCGTATTTGTCCGGGTTGATTTTAATGTACCCCTCAATGAAAGCGGTGCAATCACTGACGATACCCGGATTCGGGCCGCACTCCCCACCATCAAATATTTGACTGAGAAAGGTGCCAAGGTGATTCTCGGAAGCCACATGGGTCGTCCGAAGGGTCAGGTGGTTGATTCGATGCGCTTAACGCCTGTGGCCGCCCGCTTGTCTGAATTGTTGGGCCAATCTGTCACTAAGTGTGATGATTGCATTGGGGATGCGGTAAACCAGGCGATCGCCAACCTCAGTAATGGTCAAGTGGCATTATTAGAAAACCTCCGCTTTAACCCTGGCGAAGAAAAGAATGATCCTGAATTTGCCAAGCAACTCGCGGCCAATGCAGACATTTATGTCAACGATGCGTTCGGGACCGCTCACCGTGCCCATGGTTCCACCGAAGGCGTCACCCACCACGTTGGTACTTCCGTTGCTGGTCTTTTAATCGAAAAAGAACTCCAGTTCCTCAAGGGGGCCATCGAAGCTCCCAAGCGTCCCCTCGTGGCGATTGTGGGCGGTTCTAAGGTGTCCAGCAAAATTGGTGTCATCGAAACCCTCCTGGAAAAGTGCGACAAGCTCCTGATCGGCGGTGGGATGATCTTCACGTTCTACAAGGCCCAAGGGAAATCCGTCGGTGGTTCCCTCGTGGAAGATGACAAGATCGATTTGGCGAAGAGCTTAATGGAAAAAGCCCAAGGGAAAATTTTGCTCCCCACTGACGTGGTTGTGGCAGACAAGTTTGCGCCTGACGCTGAAGCGAAAACGGTTAGTGTTGATGCCATTCCCGATGGTTGGATGGGTCTCGACATTGGTGCTGATTCTGTGAAGGTCTTCCAAGAGGCTCTCGATGGTTGTGGCACAGCGATCTGGAATGGCCCGATGGGGGTATTCGAGTTCGATAAATTTGCTGTAGGTACCGAGGCGATCGCCAAGACCCTTGCGGGGGCGACTGAAACCGGTACTGTCACGATTATTGGGGGTGGTGACTCCGTTGCTGCTGTCGAAAAAGTCGGCGTTGCAGACAAAATGAGTCACATTTCTACTGGTGGTGGTGCCAGTCTCGAACTGCTGGAAGGGAAAGAGCTGCCCGGTATCGTTGCCCTCGATGATGCCTAA
- a CDS encoding D-alanine--D-alanine ligase family protein → MARQRVGLLFGGKSGEHDVSIVSAAAIAKAFAQDDNSEKYELLPFYIDRNGIWHGPEISQQVLTAGKALPAETVDPASRWQFPPAAPSVDVWFPIVHGPNGEDGTLQGLLTLMEKPFVGSKVLGSAAGMDKLAMKMVFAQAGLAQVDYVGVLRSEVWSGPCVFPKVCDNIEAQLNYPMFVKPANLGSSVGISKVRSRDELEKALDLAAEYDRRIIVEAGVTAREVECAVLGNDQPKASVVGEIRFDSDFYDYETKYTDGKSSMHIPAEIPAAIAQQIQELAIKAFQALDCRGIARVDFFYVEATQTVLINEINTLPGFTALSMYPQLWQQSGIPFPQLVDRLVQFALEDAPQA, encoded by the coding sequence ATGGCACGGCAACGGGTTGGTTTATTGTTTGGGGGAAAATCTGGGGAACATGATGTTTCTATCGTCTCAGCGGCAGCGATCGCCAAAGCCTTTGCCCAGGATGATAACTCCGAAAAATACGAACTCCTCCCGTTTTACATCGACCGCAATGGCATTTGGCACGGCCCAGAGATTTCCCAACAGGTGCTCACTGCCGGAAAAGCTCTCCCCGCAGAAACCGTTGATCCGGCCAGTCGTTGGCAATTTCCCCCAGCGGCTCCTAGCGTTGATGTGTGGTTTCCCATTGTCCATGGTCCCAATGGCGAAGATGGTACCCTCCAAGGTCTGCTGACCCTGATGGAAAAGCCCTTTGTGGGGAGTAAAGTGCTCGGTTCGGCCGCCGGTATGGATAAACTGGCGATGAAAATGGTCTTTGCCCAAGCGGGTCTGGCCCAGGTGGATTATGTGGGCGTGCTGCGTTCGGAAGTGTGGTCTGGCCCTTGCGTTTTCCCAAAAGTCTGCGACAACATTGAAGCCCAGCTTAACTACCCAATGTTCGTCAAACCAGCAAATCTGGGGTCTTCTGTGGGGATTAGTAAAGTGCGCAGCCGTGACGAACTCGAAAAAGCGTTGGATCTTGCCGCTGAATATGACCGTCGAATCATCGTTGAAGCTGGGGTAACAGCCCGGGAAGTAGAATGCGCCGTTCTGGGCAATGATCAGCCGAAAGCCTCGGTGGTGGGGGAAATTCGCTTTGACAGTGATTTCTACGACTACGAAACGAAATATACCGATGGGAAATCCAGTATGCACATTCCCGCCGAGATCCCAGCGGCGATCGCCCAACAGATTCAAGAACTCGCGATCAAAGCTTTCCAAGCCCTCGACTGCCGTGGCATTGCCCGGGTAGATTTTTTCTATGTGGAAGCGACCCAGACGGTGTTGATTAACGAAATTAATACCCTGCCTGGTTTTACGGCCCTGAGTATGTACCCTCAGTTATGGCAACAAAGCGGCATTCCCTTCCCTCAATTGGTGGATCGCCTGGTGCAATTTGCCCTAGAAGACGCCCCACAAGCTTAA
- a CDS encoding (Fe-S)-binding protein, with amino-acid sequence MTLSDTKLGGFDPQLPPEQGVIDSCVHCGFCLDTCPSYRVLGSEMDSPRGRIYLMDAIAKGEAEINSATVQHFDSCLGCLACTSACPSGVRYDELLASMRAQIERNYTRSLGDRLFRWLIFNLFPYPLRLKLLLPLLWFYQNSGLQWLVRKLGILKLIPRLAAMELILPQVNLQASKQSLPTLIPAQGEKRYRVGMVLGCVQRLFFSPVNEATARVLTANGCEVVIPKSQGCCAALPAHQGQTEQAQELARQMIDSFADQDLDYIIINAAGCGHTLKEYGRILQDDPAYAQKAQNFAAKVRDAQEFLATVGLTTPLNPLTSDTLPLVYQDACHLLHGQKISAQPRDLLQQIPHVQLCEPAEHNLCCGSAGVFNLLQPDIAAELGERKARNLVNTGAKAIASANPGCSLQIQNHLQQQGQTIPLWHPMELLDFAIRGVPLPL; translated from the coding sequence ATGACCCTTTCTGACACAAAATTAGGTGGTTTTGACCCGCAGCTTCCCCCAGAACAGGGAGTGATCGACAGTTGCGTGCATTGTGGCTTTTGTTTGGATACTTGTCCGAGTTATCGGGTGCTCGGCTCTGAAATGGATTCTCCCCGGGGTCGGATCTACCTGATGGATGCGATCGCCAAGGGAGAGGCGGAAATTAACAGCGCCACGGTGCAACATTTCGATAGTTGTCTGGGTTGCTTGGCCTGTACCTCGGCTTGTCCTTCGGGGGTCCGTTATGACGAACTACTGGCCTCGATGCGGGCGCAAATTGAGCGCAACTACACCAGAAGCCTGGGCGATCGCCTATTTCGGTGGCTGATTTTCAACCTATTCCCCTATCCTTTGCGCCTAAAATTGCTGCTGCCATTGCTGTGGTTTTACCAAAATTCGGGTCTGCAGTGGCTTGTTCGTAAACTAGGTATTTTGAAGTTGATTCCCCGGTTGGCGGCGATGGAGTTGATTTTGCCCCAAGTTAATCTCCAGGCCAGCAAACAATCGTTACCCACTCTGATTCCGGCCCAGGGAGAAAAACGGTATCGCGTTGGCATGGTGCTGGGTTGCGTCCAACGGTTATTCTTTTCTCCGGTGAATGAGGCAACGGCCAGGGTTTTAACGGCTAATGGTTGCGAAGTGGTGATTCCCAAAAGTCAGGGGTGTTGTGCGGCGCTCCCGGCCCACCAAGGACAAACGGAGCAAGCCCAAGAATTAGCGCGACAGATGATCGATAGCTTTGCCGATCAAGACCTCGATTACATCATTATCAATGCCGCTGGTTGTGGCCATACCCTCAAGGAATACGGACGAATTTTACAGGACGACCCAGCTTATGCCCAAAAAGCCCAGAATTTTGCGGCCAAGGTGCGCGATGCCCAGGAATTTCTCGCGACGGTGGGTTTAACGACCCCTTTAAATCCTTTAACCTCTGACACATTGCCTCTTGTTTATCAGGACGCTTGTCACCTGCTCCATGGCCAAAAAATTTCTGCCCAACCGCGCGATCTGCTCCAGCAAATTCCCCATGTGCAGCTCTGTGAACCCGCTGAACATAATCTCTGTTGCGGGAGTGCCGGGGTATTTAACCTGCTCCAGCCGGACATCGCTGCCGAACTAGGAGAACGCAAAGCTCGCAATCTCGTAAACACTGGCGCAAAGGCGATCGCCTCGGCGAATCCAGGCTGTAGTCTGCAAATCCAGAACCATCTCCAACAACAGGGCCAAACAATTCCCCTATGGCATCCCATGGAACTGCTCGATTTTGCCATTCGCGGCGTCCCCTTGCCCCTATAA